A window from Leptothermofonsia sichuanensis E412 encodes these proteins:
- a CDS encoding TPM domain-containing protein, translating to MALGTLSFVVINFTSFCLAVPIQSVPNPRRTDGGWVTDMANMLDAGTKAELNRQISALEAKNSSEIAVVTVPDTAPAASPKAFATELFNTWRIGKKGKDNGVLFLVSRGDRRTEIITGRGLTVLLPDSQIRTILHQEVTPRFKQRQFNAGVLAGTRALITQLSQYSPSGSSSRVPRPLPGASPARKPLGVPPITTSKHDSQSHSVPPDTFSPNSSSAPIQDSLSEISPAQPTAIAPSLNPVEHLILAIIAGLGAGSASVGGLLLYWRSNRVLLDPEGESRIKRSDVTGWERFHCATCKQRMQELTAGELSLLLNQPQQTAQQLGSVVYSGWRCVPCSTSLYGRGFHLRGTVLNSQEYSVCLVCNELTATHQSKMVKQPTWNQPGKRLVTHKCYCCSNQWDTKESVPCLPLPQDAVTISPLGYSRVTNARLFQQSESKRPTHCSRCHYPMNQVSSDQIQSLLEAPKQVAQRLGSVLFLGWQCPTCYPTADPSDIHIRAYILSSIYQQCPNCQELTVEQTSRVVKQATHYAEGEQKITRHCHCCSFVDEYWEKIPRLYESSSYESSSTYESSSSSWSSGSSSSDFGGGSSDGSGGGDSW from the coding sequence TTGGCATTGGGCACTCTGTCCTTTGTTGTCATTAACTTTACGTCCTTTTGTCTGGCGGTACCCATCCAATCAGTGCCCAACCCCAGGCGCACCGATGGCGGCTGGGTAACGGACATGGCAAATATGCTGGACGCTGGAACTAAAGCAGAACTGAATCGCCAGATTTCAGCCCTGGAGGCAAAAAATAGCAGCGAGATCGCGGTAGTAACCGTTCCAGATACGGCCCCTGCTGCCAGTCCAAAGGCATTTGCGACTGAGCTGTTTAATACCTGGAGAATTGGCAAAAAAGGTAAAGACAATGGAGTGTTGTTCCTGGTATCCAGGGGCGATCGCCGGACTGAAATCATTACTGGCAGGGGATTAACCGTTTTACTACCGGATAGTCAGATCCGTACTATCCTGCATCAGGAAGTTACCCCCAGATTTAAGCAAAGACAGTTTAATGCTGGGGTTTTAGCCGGAACCAGAGCGCTGATTACTCAACTGAGTCAATACTCTCCTTCCGGTTCTTCCAGTCGAGTCCCCCGTCCCCTGCCAGGCGCTTCTCCTGCCCGGAAACCCCTGGGAGTTCCTCCGATCACCACCTCCAAACATGACAGCCAGTCCCACTCTGTTCCACCAGACACGTTCTCTCCCAATTCCAGCAGCGCGCCAATCCAGGATAGCTTGAGCGAAATTTCGCCAGCACAGCCTACTGCGATCGCCCCCTCCCTGAACCCGGTTGAACATCTGATTCTGGCAATCATCGCCGGATTGGGGGCAGGCAGCGCGTCTGTGGGGGGACTTTTGCTGTACTGGCGCTCAAACCGGGTGCTTTTAGACCCAGAGGGAGAATCCCGGATTAAGCGTTCAGACGTTACCGGATGGGAACGATTTCACTGTGCCACCTGCAAACAACGGATGCAGGAGCTAACGGCAGGGGAACTTTCGCTGCTGCTGAACCAGCCCCAGCAAACGGCTCAACAGTTGGGAAGTGTAGTGTACAGCGGATGGCGGTGTGTGCCCTGCTCAACCTCCTTATATGGCAGAGGGTTCCACCTGAGGGGAACGGTGCTGAATTCACAAGAATACAGCGTTTGCCTGGTCTGTAATGAACTGACAGCCACCCATCAATCAAAAATGGTGAAACAACCCACCTGGAATCAACCAGGTAAACGCCTGGTTACCCACAAGTGCTATTGCTGTTCTAACCAATGGGATACGAAGGAATCCGTTCCCTGTTTGCCATTACCTCAAGATGCGGTGACAATTTCCCCACTTGGGTATTCCAGAGTCACCAATGCCCGTCTATTCCAGCAATCTGAATCAAAACGTCCCACCCACTGTTCCAGATGCCATTACCCGATGAATCAGGTTAGCTCTGACCAAATCCAATCTCTTTTAGAAGCACCGAAGCAGGTTGCCCAGAGGCTGGGCAGTGTATTATTTCTGGGCTGGCAGTGCCCAACCTGTTATCCCACCGCCGATCCTTCTGACATTCATATACGGGCATATATCCTGTCCAGCATTTATCAACAATGCCCAAACTGCCAGGAATTAACCGTAGAGCAAACATCCAGGGTTGTGAAGCAAGCCACTCATTATGCAGAGGGTGAACAAAAAATTACCCGACATTGCCACTGTTGTTCCTTTGTGGATGAGTATTGGGAAAAGATCCCCAGGCTTTACGAATCGAGTTCCTACGAGTCCTCCAGCACCTATGAGTCCTCCAGCAGTAGCTGGAGTTCGGGAAGCAGTAGTAGTGATTTTGGTGGGGGTAGTAGTGATGGTAGTGGTGGGGGGGATAGCTGGTAG